A window of Dehalogenimonas sp. WBC-2 genomic DNA:
CCGAGCGGTATCCTCAGCGGCACGGAAAGCTGCGGCGGCCGCTGATTTGGTAACGCGTCCGGCTTTAAGCGCTTGTTGCACCGTTTCCCGGTTGGGATTCTTTGTTAGAGTTGTTGCCGCATTTCGAGCAGAAACAACCGCATCATCCGCCCGTTTCCCTGCGGCCAATGCGTCTTCAATGGATTTTTCCAAAGCTTCCCGTGTAGCCAGGGCGGTGAGTTCGGCCCGAGCAGCGGCGTCTTCAGCAGCCCTCGCGGCAGCTTGGGCTGCTTCGCGGGCAGCCATTTCAACATCCTGGGCCTTGGCGGTAGCTTCTTCGGCGGCATATTTAGCAGCCCGTGCTGTTTTTTCAGCTTGGGCGGCGGCTTCTTCGGCGCGGCGGGCGGCTTCAGATGCTATCTGCGATGCTTGTTCAGCGGCATCTTTGGCTGCGTTAGAGGCTGATTCTGACCTGACGGCGGCAGCTTCCGCTAATTTTCGTGCCGCTTCAGCTGACTCGGTTGCTTTTGCGGCGGCGGCATGGGCTTTGTTTACTGCGTCTGCGGATGCTGCCTGCGCGGCTTGCGCTGCAGCTTCGGCCTTCTTGGCGGCGGCTTCAGCAGCGGAACGGGCATTGTCGGAGGCCAATTTAGCTGCTTCAGCCATCTGTTTGGCGGCCAACCCGGCGGCCTCTGCACGTTTAGCAGCTTCATCTGACATCTTGGAAGCGGCTTCAGCGGCAGTTTTGGACGCCATACTGGCGTCTTCTGCTCTCTTGGAAGCTTCATCGGCAGTCTTCTGAAACGCTTTAGCAGCAGATTCAGCCCCTAATTTGGCCTCATCGGCCTTTTTCATAGCCTCTTCGGCGGCCTTTTTAGCTTCTGAGGCAGCCAACGCTGCAGATCGAGTTGCCTGTTCTGCCGCTTTTTCTCCTGCCTGGCGAGCTTCAACGGCACGTTTCTCCGCTTCCTGGGCGGCCTGAGTGGCGCTACCTGCTGCCCCTGAAGCCAATCTGGCGGCGGCTTCAGCCTGCCGAGCTGCTTGGGCGGCGGCCCGGATATTACCATCCATTTCATCCAGGATCTGGGGTAAGGGTTTGGTTAGAATCTGGGCACCTTGTTGGTCTACTAGATTTTCCTTCGGCACCATTTTTGCTCCTTCAAAATCGCATCTCTATAATTTTATGGTACTGTAAGTGGTATATTACCATAGTTTATCTAATATTAATCGGAATATATATGCTATATCGTTTACATAAAAAAATATTATGACATCTGGAATTTCGGCCTATTTCCATTTGCCTTTCTGTCGGCGACGGTGTCACTATTGTTCGTTTTATTCCACGGCCGGACGGGAATCTCAAATTCCCGCATATGTTGACGCAGTAATAAAAGAAGTAGAACTGACTTGCCGCACTGATTCCGTATTGGAGACTATCTATTTTGGCGGCGGCACGCCGAGTCTATTTGCATCTTCAGAAATTGAAAAAATGATCTCGGCCGTCTCAAAGTGCTATTTTATCTCAGACAATGCAGAAATAACTCTTGAAGCAAATCCGGGTACTTTCGATAAGGAATATCTGAGATTATTACATCGCACCGGTGTTAACCGGTTAAGTCTTGGTATCCAAAGCCTGGACGATGCTGAATTGCGGTTATTAGGCCGCAACCATTCTGCCTCTGATGCCTTGCGATCAATAACATACGCTAAAAATGCCGGATTTCAAAACATCAGTCTGGACTTCATTTATGGGGTGCCGTATCGGGCGTTGGATAGATGGAACCGTATGCTGGATGTCATTATTGGTTTGGGCACCGAACACTTATCGCTTTATGGATTGACAGTGGAAGACGGAACGTCTTTAGACAACGCAATAAAAACAGGTAAAGTACCGGCGCCTGATCCGGATATGGCCGCGGCGGAATATGAATTGGCGGTGAAAAAACTAGCAGCTTCAGGTTACCGGCAATATGAGATCTCAAATTGGGCCAGACCTGGCGCCGAGAGCCGCCATAATCTGGCATATTGGCAACGGAAGGAATACATCGGTTTAGGCGCGGCAGCTCATTCCTTTATTGATGGCCAACGTTTGGCCAACCCTGATAATTTGGATGAGTACATGACCGCGCTTAATCAGGGTAAACTGCCAAATCAATCGATCGAAACTATTGACCAAAACCTTGCCTTATCTGAGACATTGTTTCTGGGGTTAAGGCTCTGCGATGGAGTCTCGCTGGATGACATCGGGCGTAAATTTGGTATAGACTTACAGAATCGGTTTGTCCAAGAAATTGCGGAACTGTCAGCTTTACAACTGATTAAAGTTGAAGACCGGTACTTGAAACTTACGGATAGTGGCCGTTTGTTGAGCAATGAAGTTTTTATACGTTTTTTGCCATCCTAGAATTGAAAGGAATACATGGATCAAAGTTTAATCCGTAATTTCTGCATTATCGCCCATATAGACCACGGCAAGTCAACACTGGCCGACCGCCTGATTGAAAGTACCGGCGCTATGCGCCGTGAAGAGATGAGCGAGCAGGTGATGGACCGCATGGATCTGGAACGGGAACGCGGTATCACTATCAAAGCCAAGGCGATCCGTTTGAATTACACTGCTGTCAACGGCAAAACCTACCTGTTAAATCTCATCGATACTCCGGGACATGTCGATTTTTCCTATGAAGTATCGCGCACTTTAGCTGCTTGTGAAGGTGCGGTGCTGGTTATTGATGTCACTCAGGGAATCCAGGCCCAAACTCTTGCCAATGTGTATCTGGCAATGGAAAACAATTTAGAGGTCATACCGGCGCTTAATAAGATAGATCTCCCAAGCGGTGAGCCGGAACGGGTGATGGATGAAGTTAAGAGTGTTTTGGGATATAAAGAAGCGGAGACGCTTAAGATCTCCGGTAAGTCCGGTTTGGGGGTTCCCGAGTTATTAGAGGCAATAGTGGCGCGGGTTCCGCCCCCCCGCGGCTATCCCGAGAAACCGCTCAGGGCGTTGATATTTGATTCCCATTACGATCCATATAAAGGTGTGATCGCTTATCTGCGTATTGTGGACGGCAAAATCAATGACGGCGACAGGTTAAAATTGATGGGGCAGGGTACGGTGCTTGAAGTGCTCGAGGTAGGATACTTCAATCCCAGGGAGTGTCCAGTTGAGGTTCTTGGGACGGGAGAAGTTGGTTATATCGCTACAGGTCTCAAGACTGTGGGTGACTGCTCGGTCGGTGATACTGTGACTTCGGTGGTCAATCCGGCATTAACACCACTGGCCAGTTATCGGCCGGCGAAGCCGATGGTCTTTGCCGGTATTTATCCAACCCAGGCCAGTGACTATCATGAACTCCGGGAAGCTATGGAGAAATTGAAACTCAATGATGCCTCTCTTTCATATGAGATGGAAAATAGTCCGCTGCTGGGACACGGATTCCGGTGCGGGTTTCTTGGGCTGTTGCACATGGATATTGTCTATGAGCGCTTGGAGAGGGAGTTCGGATTATCTTTAGTGATCACTGCTCCTGGGGTAAATTACACTGTTACCAAGACCAACGCTGAAGTTATATCCGTGGTCAATCCCTCGGAGCTTCCGCTGCCGACGGAAATAACCAGGATAGAAGAACCATGGGTCAAGGTGCGTATTCTGACGCCATCAAAATACATCGGCCCAATAATGGAGCTTGAACGTGACGGCGGCGGAGTACACCGGCACACAGAATTCCTGGGGCATTCCATGGGTTTGGAGGGCAATCAACGCGTTCAATTAGATTATGACATGCCGTTGCGTTCCATGTTAACCAGTTTTTATGATCAACTGAAGAGCCGGTCAAATGGTTATGCCTCGCTTGACTATGAGTTTGATGGTTACCGTGATGCCCAGTTAGTGAAAATCGACGTATTGGTCAACAATATGCTGGTGGATGCTTTCAGCCGGATAGTGCCGCCGAATCAAGCCCAGGACGTGGGTAAAGCCATTGTACATAAGTTGAAAGAAGTGATCCCCCGTCAGCTTTTTTCTATACCAATTCAAGCTGCGGTCGGCGGGCGCATTGTCGCCAGAGCTGATATATCTGCCAAACGGAAAGATGTTTTGGCAAAATGTTATGGCGGTGATATTACGCGTAAAAGAAAACTGTTGGAAAAGCAAAAAGAAGGCAAGAAGAAAATGAAATCAATTGGTCAGGTTGAAGTACCCAAAGAGGCCTTTCTGAGTGTACTTAAAACAGAAATTTGATAGCGGTATGAATCTTAAGAAATAACCTGGTGATTATTGACACAGGTATGATTTTTGTTCTTTCTCTGGTCTATATGTTAACATTCATTATATTTGATATCTTTGAAGCGGGAGTATTTACAGATGAATCAAGGCATAAAACCAATTTGCTATATTGTGGGTATCGGTCCAGGTGGTTCTCCGAAATGGTTGACGCATGCGGCTGAGGATGCAATCAAGGCATCAGATATTATATTAGCCTGGGATTGGTCTCTTAAGCCGGTGAAGGATCTGGTTTCAGGTAAAGCCATCTATTTCCAGGTGACCAAGGATTATCTCAATAAGGAACAAGAAGCCGCTGAACGCGCGCTCCAGACCGGTGAATCGGTGGCTGTACTACGTGTTGGCGACCCCTGCGTGTCTTCCAGTTTGTCGCAGGTTCTGGAAGTCTTTAAAGATTTTGATATTCGTATTATCCCATCGGCCGGAGCCGCCCAATTCGCGGCAGCCCGGGCTCATATCTGTCTTGATGAATCGGTGTTGGTTTCGTTTCACGACGGACGTGAATCCATTAAGGAAGTGAAACTAAAATTTCTTATCGATAGTTTCAATATTGGCCGTCACCTGTTGATGTTGACTAATGAGACCCAAATACCGCGTCAAACCGCCCAATATCTTTTAGAGCACGGACTACCGGCAACAACTCCGGTACTGATATGTGAATATATGACTATGGATGATGAATGTGTTTATCATACCACCCTGGGTGATGTATCAAAGACTGAATATCGCCTTACATCAGTGATGGTTGTGAAGAACCTGGATGTGAATCAGTGCTGCAAATAAAATGAGTGACGCAAAAGATAGTCTTTCGGACTCCTATTGTCCTTCTGCCGCCTTGACCTATGAGCCTCTGAAACAGGGGCTAGTTCAGGTGTTTACCGGCGGGGGCAAAGGAAAAACGTCCGCCGGGATGGGCACGATATTAAGAGCCTCCGGCCGCGGCTATCGGATTTATGTGGTCTATTTTATGAATCGCAGTTATGATTCCGGTGAGCAGGAAGTGTTACATTGTCTGCCAGGAGTCAGCTGGGCAGCATTCGGACCCGGACTGGTGCGCAATCCTGAAAACCCGTCACCTGAAATTAAAGAGAAGGCGGGACAGGCATTGGCTGACGCAAGGCGCGCCATGCTTTCGGGTGAATACGACGTTATCCTCATGGACGAGATCAATATTGTGACCGGTTGGGGTTGGCTGGAGATTTCGGAGGTTCTTGCTCTTGTTCAGGATAAGCCTGTGAATGTGGAACTTATTTTAACCGGGCGCCTTGCCCCGCAAGAAATCATCAATGCCGCCGATCTTGTTACCGAAATGGTCAAAGTAAAACATCCATATGACCGCGGTATACCGGCACGCCGCGGTATCGAATACTGATCCGGCGCTATAGCTTCGCTTCAACCACCGGGGTCTTAACTTCCGGCGCTTCCTTATCCTCCCGCAATCTTAGGAATACCGGCGCCCGTAATAACCCGCCTTGTGTGCGTTCAGCAAATTTTATCTCGGCTACAAGCTCGGGTTTAACCCAGGTGATAGCAGACGGGAGCGGTAGCTGTAAGTTAGATGGAGCTTTTTTGGTTGTCAGTTCTTCCAATTGAATCATCAGATCATTGAGAAGGGCTTCATCAAAGCCGGTACCGACATTCCCGGAATAAACCAGATGTCCATTCAGATCATATTGGGCAAGTACAAGCGCGCCGAAACTGCCGTCGCGGGTACCCTGCCCTGGTGTATAACCGATGATGACAAATTCATCGGTCAACACAGCTTTTATTTTCAGCCAGTCTGCTGAACGCTTCCCAGGGCGGTAGGTTGCATGTTTATTTTTTGCTATTATACCCTCAAACCCGCTTTTTACTGAGGCAGAAAATATTTCCTGACCGTCGCCCTCAAATCGCCGTACCGCCTTTACCGTACTGCCAGTTTTTATGGTCTTATCAAGACACTTGACCCGGGAGGATTGTGGCACCTCAGTAAGATCGTAACCATTCAGGTACAGAAGGTCGAAAACGTAGTACTTCAGCATTACGCCGCCCGAATTCCCCGGATTCTTTTTAATATGATGCTGTAGACACTGGAAACAAGGCCGGCCTTGTTCATCCAGCGCAACTATTTCACCATCAAAAAGAGCCATATCTACCGGTTGGGTTGCCATTTCTGCGGCAACGGCGGGAAATTGGACGGTATAATCATGAAAATTGCGCGATTGTAATCTTACTTGCCCGGAGTTGACTGATGCTATCAGGCGATAACCGTCGAGCTTGGGTTCAAAATACCAATCAGGGTCATTGAACGGCTTTTCGGTCAGGGTGGCTAACATAGGCGGCAGACGCCCCGGCATCGGAGCTTTCCGGGCACCGGTCAAGTGGGCAAGATCAAACATATCTGCCCTGTCCATCATATCAGCCTTTACCGGCAGTCTCTTTTTTTCTAGCCAGGCTGGCTTCCAAGGCGGCCATAAGGTCAATAGTATCCTTTTCTGGGGTTGTTTTGGGAGGTTCTATCTTCTTACCCTTTAATTTAGCGGCAATTATCTTTTCAAGGGCGATACGGTATTCATCACGGTAGAGTTCAGGATTGAAAGGTTGAACCATACTATTGATCAGCGATTCTGCCATATTCAGTTCGTTCTTTGATAATTCAGTATTAGGCGGGTTGATTTCCGGAGGAGGCAATATTTCCCCGGGATACCGCATAGAATGAAGGATCAATCCTGTTTCAGACGGGCGGAGACAGGCCAAATGCTCTTTTCGAGAGAAAGTTACTTTGGCTACCGCCACTTTTCCGGTCGCCATCATCGCCTCTCTTAATAGTCTGAATGGTTTTTCTCCCATCGGCTGTGGTTCCAGGTAATGGCTGTCAAAAAAGTAAATCGGATCAATTTCAGCAGTATTCACAAAAGCCTGAAGATCAATACTGCGGGTAGTATGCACCGGCACATTTTCAAAATCTTTATCGGTCATGACGATGTATTGACCCTTGGTATACTCATAACCGCGCACGGTATCCTTGACGCTGAAGTATTCACCATCTTCCGGGCAATGAAGAACCTGGTTTGGTTTTACAAGATCCTTTTTATGAAGGTAACTGAAACGTATCGGGCGTTCACGGATAGCGACGGACATTGATACCGGTATAACTACCAGGCCAAAACTGATGGCCCCTTTCCAGAAGGCTTTCGGCATACGTTCCTCCAAGACCAGTATAGTAATAATATACTGTATAGTTAGCGTTAAGGCCATTTTACCAAGAACCGGGAGATTTCAAACAAATGCCAGCATTTGGTACAATGGGTCTAATATAATAAGGAGAAAAGATGTCACCGGAAGAACCACTTAATAAAAATTCAAATGAAATCAGGGTCATCACAGGTTGTGGTGAGGAGGAGCAAGATTGTCCCAAGCGTAAGCGGAAACGTGTTTCCAAACAGGAAGACATGGTGCTTACTATCCTGATAGAAATTCCCAAGGGCAGTCAGAACAAATATGAATATGATAAAGAGCGCAAGATAATCAAGTTTGACCGTATGTTGTTTTCTGCGGTGCACTATCCATCTGACTATGGTTTCATAATTGAAACATTGGCTGAGGACACTGACCCTTTGGACGCTTTGGTGCTTGTTTCAGAACCAACATTTCCGGGTTGCCTGATCGAAGCCAAACCGGTGGGTCTTTTCCGCATGACGGATGAGAAAGGGCCAGATGAGAAAATCTTGTGCGTTCCCATGGGTGATCCTCACTGGAATTTCATCAAAGAACTTTCTGATGTCCCGCCTCACTTGCTTAAGGAAATCGAGCATTTTTTTAGGATATACAAGGAATTAGAAAAGAAGAAAACGGGCGTTGAAGGCTGGGAAGATCGGGATTCGGCCATCAAGGCCGTCCATGACTCGCGGAAACGTTATCAGGACAACATAAAAGAATTGGGCGGCAGCCGGATTTAGATTACGGTATGTCTGCCTACTGCCGCCGCTTGATCAGTTCAATATAAAGCGTATTTAACTGGGCGGCGGCAGTTGCTTGTTTTCCGTTTGCCCAATCTATTTGCTCAATGCGGTCTTCCGGCGCTTCCATCTGCCGTAACGCTTTGACAATATCGTCTTTGCCGCCGGTGATTTTTTCAAACATTTTTAAGGCATGCTCCGCTGACCAGCGTGTCATGCCAGACCGCGCATCAACCAGTACATCCCGGCCGCTGGTGGTAAGCACCATAGGTTTAAAACGTAGAAAACGGCGGTGTACCGCCGCCATGATGCCGAATGTTGTTAAATAATGCGCATGGATAATATCAGGCTTTATTGACATAATCATTGGGGCGGCCATGAGGAAAGCTGCATAGGTCAAGGGGTAGGCAGGGCTGATCCACAGCCGGTGAATGGTTACATTGGGGTCTATCTTAAACTTAGCAGCCGGGGCATGGTGACTGATTAGGTGCACCCGCCAGCCTAAAGCCGCCATATGGTTTAGCAGGGTTAGGGTTTCAACTGATGAGGCATCGGCAAGATGTAGAACCGTCGGGATTTTGTTGTTTTTCATGCGGTCACTATACCCGAAATCATGATGATTCGTAAACGCAGGATAACTGAAACATGATTTATTATTTAGCGTTGACAGGTGTGACCGGCGCGCCTAGAATGGCTGGTAATAGCTACAAGGATAATTTGTTTGAATAATCCAACAGCCGCAGTGATTATGGCTGCCGGTGAAGGTTCCCGGATGCGTCCGCTTACGGCGACGCGGCCTAAAGTAATGCTACCGGTAGCTGGTAAACCGATGTTGGAGCACTTGATATTGGAATGCTGCCGGGCTGGTGTATCACAATTTATTCTGATCGTGGGCTACCATCAAGAGGATGTCAGGGCATATTTTGGCGCTGGCAAGGCTTGGGACGTCAACATCCGTTACGTGACACAACGGTGCCCCCAAGGCACAGCAGACGCCCTGCTGCAAGCCTTACCGTTACTGGATGGTCCATTCCTGTTGCTAAATGGCGATATTATGCTGAAGGCTGCCGATGTTGCCTCGCTACTGGGTTCTCAAGCGACCACCATGAGCCTAATTGAACTCCCAGATGTTTCGGGTATGGGTGTGGTCGAATTAGATGGGGAACTGGTAACGCGTCTGCACGAAAAAAGTTTGGATCCGCCAACAAAGCTGGCAAATGCCGGAGCGTATTATTTTACCCCCGAAATTTATATAACACTGAATGCCACCCCGCGGTCTGCACGGGGTGA
This region includes:
- the tolA gene encoding TolA; amino-acid sequence: MVPKENLVDQQGAQILTKPLPQILDEMDGNIRAAAQAARQAEAAARLASGAAGSATQAAQEAEKRAVEARQAGEKAAEQATRSAALAASEAKKAAEEAMKKADEAKLGAESAAKAFQKTADEASKRAEDASMASKTAAEAASKMSDEAAKRAEAAGLAAKQMAEAAKLASDNARSAAEAAAKKAEAAAQAAQAASADAVNKAHAAAAKATESAEAARKLAEAAAVRSESASNAAKDAAEQASQIASEAARRAEEAAAQAEKTARAAKYAAEEATAKAQDVEMAAREAAQAAARAAEDAAARAELTALATREALEKSIEDALAAGKRADDAVVSARNAATTLTKNPNRETVQQALKAGRVTKSAAAAAFRAAEDTARKSELANIAGDVALEAATNISGDAAIGVNESGSAAKETAVRGYKVAKETKTKAENADAIADNLIDTAGEAADKLTSSTVESANLRAEAVKKSAEEAAAKASEISRVARLAADEAAKKAEAADQRSQSAVESFKKSTDEAIRKAENAAAEATRRAQEASQKAEMADKGAQSAVEAFRKTAEEASRSAKTAAEEAIRAAAEAAARAEAAARKATEDAGRSAKEAADQAARSAAEAIARADAAAKHAETTAASARKIAEEASARAEHADASARSAAATAIRAAEESAKSSQEASARASDIAASARTAAKEAMALAEEALVKAVIKRLTTGEWVAVLLAINLGIIFIAAILGAAISKLI
- the rdgB gene encoding nucleoside 5-triphosphatase RdgB (radical SAM family enzyme, similar to coproporphyrinogen III oxidase, oxygenindependent, clustered with nucleosidetriphosphatase RdgB), coding for MTSGISAYFHLPFCRRRCHYCSFYSTAGRESQIPAYVDAVIKEVELTCRTDSVLETIYFGGGTPSLFASSEIEKMISAVSKCYFISDNAEITLEANPGTFDKEYLRLLHRTGVNRLSLGIQSLDDAELRLLGRNHSASDALRSITYAKNAGFQNISLDFIYGVPYRALDRWNRMLDVIIGLGTEHLSLYGLTVEDGTSLDNAIKTGKVPAPDPDMAAAEYELAVKKLAASGYRQYEISNWARPGAESRHNLAYWQRKEYIGLGAAAHSFIDGQRLANPDNLDEYMTALNQGKLPNQSIETIDQNLALSETLFLGLRLCDGVSLDDIGRKFGIDLQNRFVQEIAELSALQLIKVEDRYLKLTDSGRLLSNEVFIRFLPS
- the lepA gene encoding translation elongation factor LepA, which encodes MDQSLIRNFCIIAHIDHGKSTLADRLIESTGAMRREEMSEQVMDRMDLERERGITIKAKAIRLNYTAVNGKTYLLNLIDTPGHVDFSYEVSRTLAACEGAVLVIDVTQGIQAQTLANVYLAMENNLEVIPALNKIDLPSGEPERVMDEVKSVLGYKEAETLKISGKSGLGVPELLEAIVARVPPPRGYPEKPLRALIFDSHYDPYKGVIAYLRIVDGKINDGDRLKLMGQGTVLEVLEVGYFNPRECPVEVLGTGEVGYIATGLKTVGDCSVGDTVTSVVNPALTPLASYRPAKPMVFAGIYPTQASDYHELREAMEKLKLNDASLSYEMENSPLLGHGFRCGFLGLLHMDIVYERLEREFGLSLVITAPGVNYTVTKTNAEVISVVNPSELPLPTEITRIEEPWVKVRILTPSKYIGPIMELERDGGGVHRHTEFLGHSMGLEGNQRVQLDYDMPLRSMLTSFYDQLKSRSNGYASLDYEFDGYRDAQLVKIDVLVNNMLVDAFSRIVPPNQAQDVGKAIVHKLKEVIPRQLFSIPIQAAVGGRIVARADISAKRKDVLAKCYGGDITRKRKLLEKQKEGKKKMKSIGQVEVPKEAFLSVLKTEI
- a CDS encoding cobalt-precorrin-6y C5-methyltransferase translates to MNQGIKPICYIVGIGPGGSPKWLTHAAEDAIKASDIILAWDWSLKPVKDLVSGKAIYFQVTKDYLNKEQEAAERALQTGESVAVLRVGDPCVSSSLSQVLEVFKDFDIRIIPSAGAAQFAAARAHICLDESVLVSFHDGRESIKEVKLKFLIDSFNIGRHLLMLTNETQIPRQTAQYLLEHGLPATTPVLICEYMTMDDECVYHTTLGDVSKTEYRLTSVMVVKNLDVNQCCK
- a CDS encoding cob(I)alamin adenosyltransferase, which codes for MSDAKDSLSDSYCPSAALTYEPLKQGLVQVFTGGGKGKTSAGMGTILRASGRGYRIYVVYFMNRSYDSGEQEVLHCLPGVSWAAFGPGLVRNPENPSPEIKEKAGQALADARRAMLSGEYDVILMDEINIVTGWGWLEISEVLALVQDKPVNVELILTGRLAPQEIINAADLVTEMVKVKHPYDRGIPARRGIEY
- a CDS encoding ATP-dependent DNA ligase; the encoded protein is MDRADMFDLAHLTGARKAPMPGRLPPMLATLTEKPFNDPDWYFEPKLDGYRLIASVNSGQVRLQSRNFHDYTVQFPAVAAEMATQPVDMALFDGEIVALDEQGRPCFQCLQHHIKKNPGNSGGVMLKYYVFDLLYLNGYDLTEVPQSSRVKCLDKTIKTGSTVKAVRRFEGDGQEIFSASVKSGFEGIIAKNKHATYRPGKRSADWLKIKAVLTDEFVIIGYTPGQGTRDGSFGALVLAQYDLNGHLVYSGNVGTGFDEALLNDLMIQLEELTTKKAPSNLQLPLPSAITWVKPELVAEIKFAERTQGGLLRAPVFLRLREDKEAPEVKTPVVEAKL
- a CDS encoding hypothetical protein (Ku domain protein), producing MPKAFWKGAISFGLVVIPVSMSVAIRERPIRFSYLHKKDLVKPNQVLHCPEDGEYFSVKDTVRGYEYTKGQYIVMTDKDFENVPVHTTRSIDLQAFVNTAEIDPIYFFDSHYLEPQPMGEKPFRLLREAMMATGKVAVAKVTFSRKEHLACLRPSETGLILHSMRYPGEILPPPEINPPNTELSKNELNMAESLINSMVQPFNPELYRDEYRIALEKIIAAKLKGKKIEPPKTTPEKDTIDLMAALEASLARKKETAGKG
- a CDS encoding inorganic pyrophosphatase gives rise to the protein MSPEEPLNKNSNEIRVITGCGEEEQDCPKRKRKRVSKQEDMVLTILIEIPKGSQNKYEYDKERKIIKFDRMLFSAVHYPSDYGFIIETLAEDTDPLDALVLVSEPTFPGCLIEAKPVGLFRMTDEKGPDEKILCVPMGDPHWNFIKELSDVPPHLLKEIEHFFRIYKELEKKKTGVEGWEDRDSAIKAVHDSRKRYQDNIKELGGSRI
- a CDS encoding glycosyltransferase, coding for MKNNKIPTVLHLADASSVETLTLLNHMAALGWRVHLISHHAPAAKFKIDPNVTIHRLWISPAYPLTYAAFLMAAPMIMSIKPDIIHAHYLTTFGIMAAVHRRFLRFKPMVLTTSGRDVLVDARSGMTRWSAEHALKMFEKITGGKDDIVKALRQMEAPEDRIEQIDWANGKQATAAAQLNTLYIELIKRRQ